Proteins co-encoded in one Halorussus vallis genomic window:
- a CDS encoding translation initiation factor IF-5A codes for MAKEQKEVRDLQEGNYVMIDDAACVINSYSTAKPGKHGSAKARIEAKGVFDGKKRSLSQPVDAKIWVPIINRKQGQVVSVESDDVAQVMDLETYETITIKTPGDVSLSPDDEIEYLEMEEQRKILE; via the coding sequence ATGGCAAAAGAGCAGAAGGAAGTACGGGACCTCCAGGAAGGCAACTACGTGATGATAGACGACGCGGCCTGCGTCATCAACTCCTACAGCACGGCCAAGCCGGGCAAACACGGCAGCGCGAAGGCCCGCATCGAGGCCAAGGGCGTCTTCGACGGCAAGAAGCGCAGCCTCTCCCAGCCGGTCGACGCCAAGATCTGGGTCCCCATCATCAACCGCAAACAGGGTCAGGTCGTCTCCGTCGAGAGCGACGACGTCGCCCAGGTCATGGACCTCGAAACCTACGAAACCATCACCATCAAGACGCCCGGCGACGTCTCGCTCTCGCCCGACGACGAGATCGAGTACCTCGAGATGGAAGAGCAGCGCAAGATTCTCGAGTAG